Within Caulobacter segnis, the genomic segment TCTCTATCGTCCGCTGATCGGTCGCGAGGACTATGTCGACGCCGAGAGCCAGGGCCTGCTGGATCGCCTGTTCGATGGCCGCCTGGCGCCGTTGGTCAGCCACTTCTCCAAGCGCGAGAGACTGGCCCCCGAGGACGTCGCCGAGCTGCGCCGTCTGCTGGAGAAACTCGACGATGGCCAATGATCTGATCCTGTTCGCGATCAAGGCCAACCTGGCCCTGGCCGCCGCTGTCCTGCTGGTGCTGGCCCTGCGCAAACCGGTCCGCGCCGCGTTCGGCGCGCGCAGCGCCTACGCCCTGTGGCTGGTCGCACCGCTGTCGATCCTGCCCCTGCTGGTCCCGGCGCGAACGATCGTCCGGCCACTGGCTCCTGCCGAAACGACGGCGAGCATGCACGCGCCGGCCAAGGCCGTCGCTTCGACGAGCGCCTCGACCGAGACCGCGGAGTTTCGCCCTCTCGATCTTCCGGTCGACGAAATCCTGCTAGGCCTTTGGGGCGCCGTCGCCTTGGGCGGCCTCGTCATCCAGGCCGAACGCCAGCGGCGGTTCATCCGCTCGCTGGGGCAGCTGAGCGCCACGGGCGAACCGGGCTTGATGCGGTCGGAGCGCCCGGGCGTCGGTCCCGCCGTGATCGGCGCCCTGGCCCCGCGCATCGTGCTGCCGGCCGACTTCGCCAGGCGCTTCTCGCCCGAGGAGCAGATCCTGATCCTGGCGCACGAGAAGAACCACCTGGCGGTCGGCGACGCCCAGATCAACGCCGTAACCACCGCGCTGCGGTGCCTGTTCTGGTTCAACCCTCTGGTCCAATGTCGGCGCGTCCTTCGCGCGGATCGACCAGGAGATCGCCTGCGACGCCGCCGTCCTGGCCCGTCATCCCAAGACCCGCCGCGCCTATGGCGAGGCCATGCTGAAGACCCAGTTGGCGCCCTGCGCGCCGCCGCTGGGCTGCTGCTGGCCCGCCTCGGCCAACCAGCAACTGAAGGAGCGTTTCACCTTGCTCGCCCATCACCACGCCAACCGTCGCCGCCACCTTGCCGGGGCGGCCGCCGTCGCGGTCCTGTCCCTGTCCGCCGGCGTCGCCGCCTGGGCCGCCCAGCCGGCGCAGGTCGTCCGGCCGTCCCCCGAGCAGACCAAGCGCGCCGTCGCCCGCCATCTCAGCCAGCCGTTGTTCGACGCCGTCCGCGCTCGCGACGTGGCGGCCGTCCGTGAGCTGATCGCCCTGGGCGCCAACGCCAACGCCGTACTGCCCGGTGACGGCTCGCCCCTGATCGAGGCGGCCCGGCGTGGCCAGCTGGAGATCGTCCAGATGCTGCTGGCCGCCGGCGCCGATCCGAACCTGGCCGTGCGCGGCGACGGCGCCCCGCTGATCCAGGCCTCGCTGTCGGGCAATCTCGAGATCGTCCGCCTGCTGGTCGAGCGCGGCGCCGACGTCGAAGTCTTCGTTCCCGGCGACGAGACCCCGCTGATCAACGCCGCCCAGGCCGGCAACCTCGACATCGTCGCCTATCTGACCGAGCGCGGCGCCGACGTGAACCGTGAAGTGCCGGCCAATGGCGGGACGCGCTCGCCCCTGGGCGAGGCCAGCCGCAACGGCCACGGCGACGTCGCCGCCTACCTGAAGAGCCGGGGCGCGCGGTCCTAAGGGACCCGCCCCGCAACTTCCCCAGCAAAATCAGAGGCTTTTTGAACGATGGCGATCATCGACGCTCGGACTCTGCCCGATGCCAGCCGGATTGAGGCCGACCTGATCATCATCGGCGGCGGCATGGCCGGCATCGCCCTGGCCAAGGAACTGGCCGGCGGCCCTCTGAGGGTGACGATCCTGGAGAGCGGCGGGTTGGAGATCGACGCCGACAACCAAGCCCTCTACGCCGGCTTTGGCATGCAGCGCGCGCCGGGCAATCCGGATCGGCCGTTCGACGACTATCCCGTCCAGTCGCGAGTCCGGGCCCTGGGCGGTTCGGGCATGGTCTGGGGCGGCAAGTGCGCGCCGCTTGACCCGGCGGACTTCGCCGAACGTCCCTGGATCCCGTACAGCGGCTGGCCCGTCACGCGCGCGCAGATGCAGCCATACTACGATCGGGCCTGCGACCTGCTGGAGATCCCGCGCTTCCCGCTGGACCGGCCCAGGCCATCCGGGCCCGAGCGCCAGCCCCTGGCGCTCGATCCCGCCGACGGCTTCTTCCCCGCGCCCCGCGAATTCTCCCGCTTCTCGGGCGGCGTGGACAAGACCGCCTTCGACGCCTTCCGCACCCAGTTCGCGGAAGTCCCGAACATCGCCGTCTATCTACACGCCAACGTCACGAGGATCCGGCGTGAAGGCCTTGAAATCGTTGGGCTGGATATCGCCTGCCTCAACGACCATCGCCACACCGCCCAGGCGGCGCGCTACGTCCTGGCGGTCGGCGGCATCGAGAACGCCCGCCTGCTGCTGGCCTCGGACAATCTGGGCAACGGCCACGACCTAGTCGGGCGCTTCTTCCAGGGTCACGTCACCTACTCCAATGACGGCGACGATCAGAACGAGGGCACGGCGATCGCGATCAGCCGCGCCACGCCGATGGACCTCTACGCTCCGGACAAGGGCCGGACCGCCCACTGCGTCATCGGCGCGGGCCTCCCGGCCCAGACGCGGATGAAGACCGGCAACTTCACCGCCACCCTGTTCCGGGTGAGGGCGTCGGAGCCTCAGACCCCAGTCGCCGCCGATACCGTGACGATTAGCAAGACGGTCGCGCGCCTCGCTCGCCAGGGTGACGGCCAGTTGCTCGGCTACTTCGCCATGGCCGAGCATTTTCCCAATCCCGACAGCCGCGTGACGCTGGACTCCGACCAGAAGGACGCCTTGGGCATGCCGCGCGTGCGCCTGACCTGGGCCTATGGCGACAAGGACTACGTCGACCTGGAGCGCTCGGTCGCGGGCCTGGCCGACGCCCTTGGCGCGTCGGGCGAAGGCCGCCTGTGCTGGTCTCTGGAGCGGAGCAAGCTGCTGGGCGCCTGCAGCGCCTCGCGCCACCACATGGGGACGACGCGGATGCACGCCGATCCCGCGAAAGGCGTCGTCGACCCGGACCTGCGGCTGCACGAGGCCCGCAACCTCTATGTCACCGGCAGCTCGGTGTTCCCGACCTCGGGCATCGCCAATCCGACCCTGACCCTGTTGGCGCTGACCATTCGGCTGGCTGATCACCTGAAGCAAGAGACCGTGCGATGACCACCCGCCGCGACCTCCTGGCCGCCCTCGTGGCCTTGGCCGCCACGCCCGCCCTCGCCGCCACGCCGGACGCCCTGGCGGGTCTCGACCGCGCCGCCACCCGTCGTATCGGCGAGGCTTGGCGGACCCGAAATCCGAAGGCCACGGTCAGCCAGCTGACCACCCGCCTTTTCCCGAACGGCCGGGGCCGCGACGCCCTCGACCGACTGCGCGCGCTCGCGGCCGCCGACTTCCACCAAGGCGCGGTTTTCGTCCATCGCGGCTGGCGCCTGTCGGACACCGAAGGCGCGCTGTTCGCCCTGCTGTCACTGGAAGGTCAGCCGTAGGAACCGCGTGACGCCCGACGGGTTGGCCTTGTCGTCAGAGGAGATCCGTCATGCCCCAGGGCGACAAGAGCAAGTACACCGACAAGCAGGAGCGCAAGGCCGACCACATCGCCGAAGGCTACGAGGCCAAGGGTGTGTCGGAGACGGAGGCCGAACGGCGCGCCTGGGCCACCGTCAACAAGGACGACGGCGGCGGCAAGCAGCCCGGCGGCTCGGGTCGCGGCAAGCACACCGGCCATCCAGCGGCCCACAAGGGCGGCGAAAAAGGCGGCGAGGCCTCGGCCAGCCGCAGCGCGGCGGACCGCTCGGCCTCGGCCAAGAAGGCCGCCGCCACCCGCAAGCGCAACGCCGAGCATCACTCCCGCCACTGAGGGCGAAAAGACCTAGAGGGCGTGGCCGGTCGGCGCGGTGGCGGTGTCGACCCGCGTCCAGGTCTGCGACTTGCACAGGAAGTTGGGCAGCAGGCAGCCCTTGGCCTTCAGCGAGACACGGTCCAGCAGCTTGACCTGGCCCGAGAAGGTCATGTCCAAGTCCGGCACGAAGACGCGGCCCTTCCACTCGTTGGGATCCGTCGCGGAGAAGTCACGCAGCAGCTGCATGCCGACCAGATCCTGGTTGTTCTTCTTCTTCACGTCAGCCCGCGCGTCGGCATTGGCCCAGACGACATAGCCGCAGGTGCGGTTCTCGCAGGGCTTGATCTCGATGTGGACGCTGCCCTTGGGATTGCGCCACACGCCGTAGATGTCGCCCGGCTTCGGCGGCGTGGCGTCGGCGGCCAGCGACGCGCTCGCCGCGCCCAAAAGCGCCAACACCGCTGCCGCCAGGGGCAGCCCGCCCGAAATCCTTCGGCTCATAAAGGGCCCTCTTCCACTCATCGCGCGGCGCACGCCACCGAACGCGCTCAAGGCTAGACGTTCGAGGAGATCAGGTGAAGCCGTCAGAATCGTGGCGAGCGGTGGAGCCGGTCAGTCGAGGGTCAGGCTCTCGACCGGCACAGTCAGCAGATACCCCTGCCCCCGCACCGTTCGAACCAGGCCCTCGCCCCCTTCGACCCGGGCGAGCTTGGCGCGCAGTCGGCTGACGATGACATTGATCTGGCGCTCGCCGTCCGAGCGATCGCCGGTCTTGGGATCCTGCAGCAGGCGAGCGCGCGGCACGATCTGCTGTGGGCTGGCCAGCAAGGCGCTGAGCAGAGTGAACTCGCCCGAGGACAGCTCGACGCTGCGGTCGTAGGGATCGAAAAGCTGTCGGGTGATGATGTTCAGCCGCCAGCCGTCGAAGCGATAGACGTTGGCGCGGTCGTCGTCGCGCTTGAGGCGCATTCCGGCCTGCCGCCGGCGCAGCACCGAGCGGATGCGGGCCAGCAGCTCGCGGGAGCGATAGGGCTTGGCCACATAGTCGTCGGCGCCGATCTCAAGCCCGACCACCACGTCGCTCTCGTCGGCCATGGCGCTGACCACGATCACGCCGGGCTGGGGCTGATGGCTGCGCAGGCGATTGCACACCGAGAAGCCGCCCTCGCCGGGCAGCATGATGTCCAGCACGACCGCGTCGATCGGAACCGTGGTCAGGATCCTGTCCATCTGGCGCGCCGACGACGCCGTGACGACCTCGTACTCGTGCCTGCACAGCAGGTCGTACATTTGCGATCGCGCGGCCTGGTCCGCGTCGAGAAGTAGGATCCTTTGCCGCACGCCCGTTACTCCTTCTGGCACGGGTAAGGCTTAGCTGGGCGGGGCGGCGAAATTACCTTCTGTTTGTATTGCTACATTCGCGATCAAGGCGCGATTGTGGCGGAATTCGCCACAATCCTGACCCGTGTTCTCCGGGGCTAGAACATCGACCGGCCCGAGAAGCGCATGTAGTAGCGGGTCTGCTTCTTGGCCGCTTCCGCCCCGCCCTCCAGGGCCAGGTACGACATGGTCGAGCCCGCGCGGATGGCGAAGCCCAGGGTCGGCGCGCCCTTCTTGTCGGTCACCGAGGTTAGGGTGAACGATTCGCCGCTCCGGAAGCGGGCCACGGTGTCATCGATATTGCCCGAAAGCGTCTTGCGGTAGCCGATGCGGATCTCGGGCCGCCACCAGACCGCCTCGCCGAATTGCGCGCCCAGGACCAGGCCTATATCGCCGCTGAGGTTGCTGAAGCTGCGCGCGTCGCGGATCAGGTCGAAGCCGTCGCCGCCGCCCGTCTCGCTGCGCTTGCCCTCGGAGAAATAGACGTAGTCGAGGCGGCTTTCCGGTCGGACGAAATAGCGGCCCAGCTTCTGCTCGTAGGCGATGCCGGCGAAGGCGTTGGCCATGGCGCCGTTCCAGTGAGCGACATTGGTGGCCGAGGCGTCGGCCTCGCCGTCGCCGTCGACGTCCTCGCTGTAGAAGCTGCGGTCGCCGGTCAGCCAGCCGTAGCCCGCCCCGCCACCCA encodes:
- a CDS encoding plasmid stabilization protein, which codes for MPQGDKSKYTDKQERKADHIAEGYEAKGVSETEAERRAWATVNKDDGGGKQPGGSGRGKHTGHPAAHKGGEKGGEASASRSAADRSASAKKAAATRKRNAEHHSRH
- a CDS encoding DUF2147 domain-containing protein; its protein translation is MSRRISGGLPLAAAVLALLGAASASLAADATPPKPGDIYGVWRNPKGSVHIEIKPCENRTCGYVVWANADARADVKKKNNQDLVGMQLLRDFSATDPNEWKGRVFVPDLDMTFSGQVKLLDRVSLKAKGCLLPNFLCKSQTWTRVDTATAPTGHAL
- a CDS encoding response regulator transcription factor, with product MRQRILLLDADQAARSQMYDLLCRHEYEVVTASSARQMDRILTTVPIDAVVLDIMLPGEGGFSVCNRLRSHQPQPGVIVVSAMADESDVVVGLEIGADDYVAKPYRSRELLARIRSVLRRRQAGMRLKRDDDRANVYRFDGWRLNIITRQLFDPYDRSVELSSGEFTLLSALLASPQQIVPRARLLQDPKTGDRSDGERQINVIVSRLRAKLARVEGGEGLVRTVRGQGYLLTVPVESLTLD
- a CDS encoding ankyrin repeat domain-containing protein translates to MARHPKTRRAYGEAMLKTQLAPCAPPLGCCWPASANQQLKERFTLLAHHHANRRRHLAGAAAVAVLSLSAGVAAWAAQPAQVVRPSPEQTKRAVARHLSQPLFDAVRARDVAAVRELIALGANANAVLPGDGSPLIEAARRGQLEIVQMLLAAGADPNLAVRGDGAPLIQASLSGNLEIVRLLVERGADVEVFVPGDETPLINAAQAGNLDIVAYLTERGADVNREVPANGGTRSPLGEASRNGHGDVAAYLKSRGARS
- a CDS encoding GMC oxidoreductase, which produces MAIIDARTLPDASRIEADLIIIGGGMAGIALAKELAGGPLRVTILESGGLEIDADNQALYAGFGMQRAPGNPDRPFDDYPVQSRVRALGGSGMVWGGKCAPLDPADFAERPWIPYSGWPVTRAQMQPYYDRACDLLEIPRFPLDRPRPSGPERQPLALDPADGFFPAPREFSRFSGGVDKTAFDAFRTQFAEVPNIAVYLHANVTRIRREGLEIVGLDIACLNDHRHTAQAARYVLAVGGIENARLLLASDNLGNGHDLVGRFFQGHVTYSNDGDDQNEGTAIAISRATPMDLYAPDKGRTAHCVIGAGLPAQTRMKTGNFTATLFRVRASEPQTPVAADTVTISKTVARLARQGDGQLLGYFAMAEHFPNPDSRVTLDSDQKDALGMPRVRLTWAYGDKDYVDLERSVAGLADALGASGEGRLCWSLERSKLLGACSASRHHMGTTRMHADPAKGVVDPDLRLHEARNLYVTGSSVFPTSGIANPTLTLLALTIRLADHLKQETVR